The following DNA comes from Ricinus communis isolate WT05 ecotype wild-type chromosome 10, ASM1957865v1, whole genome shotgun sequence.
ttctaaaaagttcctaattcatttttttttctattttatctaTATAGAAAGTCTAATTGACCGTGTAtagtcatttttttatattcggtataaatataaaaattcatttaatgtGGAAGTGAATTTGAACTCAAAAATTTCACcgttcaaaaataaatacttttactAGTTGAGCTACATTTCaagtattttttcttaaaacttTTAGGAGTTACATTTTttcattcttaaatttaattttatcatttatctctatattttttataaaaaaaataataaaaagaattttaaaaaattagccACGGACtatacattaataataataataataaaattcactACCAccctttttatatattattgatattttatctgacaaaaaaaaactatatttataacataaaagaataatataaaatattcttacattttggaaaaaaaaaaaaaaaaaagttatcaCATGAATGATTATTGTTATATTAAGTGATTCAGTACCGTCACGGAACATTCTTGAAAACAACGataaaaacaaaggaaaacgGTTAGGATATCGTGAAGAACACAATTTGCCGCCAATCAcgttatttctttttttcaacttacacgtaaaaatttaatacactAAAatcaccttttattttttttaaagattctTTCATTTGAACCGAGTGAGCAATGACCAAATAAGTCattcaaattattatctatATTATAAACCCCATTCTACTACTCTTACTTGTAACTGaaaatttaacaataataataataatttaatctaaaacTTTGCTTTTCATTCATGGAGAAATCCATCACAATAAATTGGTTTGATTGACATATTTTTCAAATGTATtattcattcttttatttttaagttttcctttaaatttaactatttcaaattaaactttctgaaattactaaaagaagtgcaaaaataaaatgtcaTACTATATAATCCCGAAAGATTGTGCCAAAAATATGGCCTTAAGCTATTTCAATATACTCCGTACCCATTGAAGGCAAAGTTAATGGCATACATCGACAAtcaaaaaattgataaattatatctGAATTGTTATTTTACCAATATGGAATTGTAAAACTTTtcagtttttaattattttcattattcattaatttttataagaaatttatgCTAGCGCTTTTAAgtctcataaaaaataattgataaatcaaaatattatataacattattttatctaatatagCCTTTtgtgaaataattttttaattttttaataaatatataagacaAACTTTATTATCgaatactaataaattatgtaaGAGTAATGAATACAAGGTGCAAGTCAACGGAACACTTACACTTTGGGAACCACTTATTGTCTTGATGCAAAGAGTAGGTAGATTTAGACAAAATGGTTTAATGTTGGCACGTTAGCATTAAGCCAACAGCTGCTTCCATGTCCAGCCACATTTTTATATCCGAAATTCAGACCCTTCACAATGCCTTTTTATCCACTTTGCTTTATATTTAGGTAATGTTTTCAGGAATTCCACCAGTCACGATTATGCACGTAATCTGATAAGAACTGAAAATCGAACCAGAACCAAaaccaaaatttaatttggtttagttatcttatttatttggtttagagttttaatagttaacaaaaattttaaatttatttcaattaattactGAGTAAAAAGTTTCAGTTAAATCCAATCAAacagaaattttatatttattagtagcatactatttttagcaatattatgaaattttaatttcttgatatAATTACGTAATTGGAGAATGTTTTTAGTCTCCTAAGAGTATTAacgaaataaataatttcagtaatacgaaaaagaaatatgaaaataataatatttcaactcaaaatattaaaattgaaaagaatctTCAACTGAAAAACCCAACTGTTTTGAGCCTTTTTCAGTTCGGTTTGGTGACCCCACTACACGTAGGCATTTTTCTAGATCCAAAATTTTAGCCTGTGAACGAGTTCAAAGGATGAAGAACGTTGAATTTCAAGAACTAAAGACAAAAGAGGAAGGAAGAAAAAGGGACAGAAAACatagagaaagagataaaAGTTGTGAGGATTGTGcggaatttgattattttttctgGAACTTGGAAATTTTCTAGGAAATGATATGAAAGTAAGAAACAAAAAGCTTGCCTTTAGTTTGGATTGGTTTTCCAAGAAAGTGGGTTTCTGAATATCTGGCATATGGAGAATTCTTTTTGATTCAAGATTCTTGATCAAGAGAATCTTGGCAAGAATTCAAATCTTTAATTCATGGAGGATTCAGAAGATGCAAGATTATAGTAACTGAGTTTCAAGTTTTTATGCAACTTTCAAATGCAAGAAAGCTCAAAATCTTTAGAGAGGGACCAAGAAACAAAAATGAGCAGAGGAAAAGATCCTGTGAAACTTGACGATGAGCAACTGGCAGAGCTACGTGAAATATTCAGGTCATTTGATCGAAACAAGGATGGTAGCTTAACACAGCTAGAACTCGGATCACTGCTCCGATCACTTGGCCTAAAACCAAGTGAAGATCAATTAGAGGCCTTGATACAAAAGGCAGACAAGAACAGCAATGGTTTGATCGAGTTCTCCGAATTTGTAGCCCTTGTTGAGCCTGATCTTGTTCAGGCTAAGTCTCCCTACACAGAGGATCAGTTAAAGAAGATATTCACCATGTTTGATCGGGATGGAAATGGATATATAACTCCGGCAGAGTTAGCGCATTCGATGGCTAAGTTGGGGCATGCCTTGACGGCAGAGGAGTTGACAGGGATGATCAAGGAGGCAGATACCGATGGTGATGGTTGCATCAGCTTTCAGGAGTTTACTCAGGCTATTACCTCTGCTGCTTTTGACAATTCTTGGTGCTGAAGGTATTGAAACTCATCAGCTTTCTCAAGTCCTTTTTCCTTGACTTTCATAGTTTCTTTCCAAGATGAGGAAAATGGAGAAAAAGGAATTAAATACTTGGAAAATTGTTGCTTCCATATCCTTCTATGCAGGACAAATTGGGTGCTTTAGAAATGATATTACAGATCCTTGAAAATCTATAGAAATacatgttttttcttttcatgtttAAACTGTAATCGTAGTTTCTGTTTGCAATCATCTAGTTGCCTTGCGGCTGGCGCAGTTTTGATGCGGAAAAGGAAGATTGAGAAGGCAATGGATTGGATTGGTGTTTTTATATAACCATTTTGTAATGATTCATGCACAAGTTTAATCATTATGTAAAGTTACGTCTGCTCTAGTTGGGCTGTTTAGCTGTTTGTGATTATTCTTGGATGTTATTTCGACAAGCCCCGAAATGTCATGGATGTTAAATTTTGTATCAGCTTCAAAGGGTCTGTTGCTGGCTGGTCATCTTACCTTGCTTTAGAAATTTTGTGATTCAGTTATGTAATCTCTCTGTTGTGTTCTAATCTCCTCTCTTTGCATTAATCAAATGGATTGCTAGTTAAATAAGTGCAATCGTCACATATTTTACCACTGAACATTTGCTGCAAAAGTGTGATAATAACCATTCTTAAGTTCCTCGTCATTGTACCCAGAAgtacaattcaataaaaagaGAGCCATGAGCATGCTTCTGGCCCAAAACAATTTTGCTGCTGACAATTCAAGATTGCAGCATTCAAGACTAGTTCAGTTAGGGAAAACAAACAGTAGTAATAACCATAAAATGAGAGGATATACAATAAATGGGAATCAAccagaaatttatttatttctaacaAAAAACAAATTCAACTAATAAATGACTGATTACACAACAATGtctaatattaattcaataatttaagaaaCAGTGAAACATTCAAGAGATGAACTGCTGATTTTATCTTGTATATATAGAAATGCCCAGCAAATTTGATAACGTCCTGTACCTACTTTAGAACCAACAGGATAACAGATAATGTTCACATGATAAGATCCAAAAACTCCCTACAAAGTTATCTACATAACATCGGGCTAATCAAAGGAGCAAACAGCATTAATGCGAGCTCTTGGACATTTGCTCGCTCATATTTGGAGAGTCAGTCCCGTGGATTTGGGTGTATCCTTCTGCTACTTGATTCTGCTCCTCCTCAGCCAAAACCTTCTCTTTTGTCTTCTGCCCCACTTCCCCAGCTGCCTTAGCAACTCTGTTGAATGCACCAGTAACCCATGAAGCCCCTGTTAAAACATACCGGTTCTTCATGATAGCAGATCCAGCATTGCTAACTGTCTGCTCAGCAGCTGCAAAGGCTGACTTTGTTGTCTCAGAAACTCGAAACTTTTCATCCACTTCTCTCACTTTGTCATTGACAAGGGTTGTGCCAGCACTAATTTTTTCAGTCAGACCAATTTTTTCATCCAGAGAAGCAACTTTAGAGGTGGCAGTAGATGTGAATTGGTGTTTCTCATCAAAGGCCTTTGCTTTATTGACAGCATCTTTTCCTAGAATGAAGCCCTTAGCAAGCATGCTGCTTACGATATCTTCAGCCTTTTGGAAAGCAGATTCGGCACCGGATGCAGTACTACTTTCTGTAGCCTGGggtcataaaattaaaaatattggaAATTAGTTATCAAGAAGACCTTAATAATACCAAAATTAGTCTTAATAGTCCATCAATGGTATTACAGTAGTGGGCACAGAGGCGGCAGCAGGCAGCTTATAATCTGGGGCTAGTTCTATGGTCACTGACTGATCAACAATAGTCGCGCCCTGAACAATTCCAAGCAGATAAATAACATTAGATAACAAGTTCTTATAAAACGAGTGCTAGCTAGTCAacatcaaaagtaaaataacaaGAACATTTATtacaacaaaagaaataatattaggGCACTAATATATGCATTAGGTTCTTCAAATTGGACTTAAACTTTGTTGGATAGCCATGAACTGCAACACTATCTATCATCAGAGAAGCCAACTCTTTTTGCAGGAATAAGGGAACAACGGAAAGAGCAAGCTAATAAACCAAGCCAGAAGCATCAAGTAGAGCAATGTAAGCTTTGCAGAAAATTCATAGAATTTGGAGCAAAATGCAATTAGTCCAATAAAAGATgagaaataatttatcatagCAGTCTTATACCATGGCAAGCATGCTTATATTGTAAAATACCATTCAAAAGACCTGGCTGTCCATAGTTTGATTCGTTCATTAATCATAGCAACTGCATACCAGAATACAAATGGCAAGCATGCTTATGTTGTAAAATATCATTCAAAAGACCTGGCTGTCCATATTTTGATTCTTTCATCTTATCTTTGTGTCAAGTTTCACACAGAAAAAtgataagaattaaaatagaacAGCAAATACAAGTCAAATTTAAGTTTCCAAATAATATCAAACTGTACGTTCCAGCAATGATGACGACAAAGgaaaaatttaacaataaGTATATTATAACAAAAGCCCATACACTGACGCACATTAAGAGACAGCATCAGGAAAAGGCATATAACATAAGTACATACCATATTAGCTTTTGAAGGTTCAACTTTTGTTCAGATTCAAATGAACCTGTTTGAAAATCTTGAGAATACATCTCAAGTGGAACTAATTAATGCAACTTCCAAAAATAACTAACTGTATATCTGTTTTCAACATCAGCAATTCCTTTCTTGTTACGAAGAATACACTATTTCGATTAGCACTAGAGACGATAGTTTCagtaatcaatataagatTACATGTCTAGCAGAAATAACAATCAATTCATTATAGTTTATTCTGTCAaacaaaagagagagagagagagagagagaagaactGCAAAACTAAGTTAGTGTACCGAAAGAAGAACTGCAGTCTCAGCCCCTTGCTGATCTTTGAACGTGACATATGCAATTTGAGACCGCTCATTGTcactgaaaaagaaaacagaagatATCTATTGACATGATTGACATCATAAATCACCAGCCAGAAGCAACTACAAACCCATTCTATTTGCAACAAAGAAAGCTACTTTAAACTCCAAAATATCTTTTCATTTGCTAGGCAGTCACTCATGCATAAAAGCAAAAATGTTAATGTAAAAATGGCACAACTAAAAACTAACCCAAGCAATTCAACATAATCAATGTcaccagaaaaagaaaagaactccTTTATATCTTGCTCTGTTGCACCTAAAGAAACATTGCTGACTTTCACTGTTGTTATCTGTAACACATAAGATAAAGAAAACATAAGAATTTCTCTTTGAACAACTGAAAACATAAGAACCAAATACACCAATCAAGGCGCGTGTAAATCATATTaaggaaacaaaataaaaagggcTAATTCATAATACATTGttgaaaaaggaaattgaAACATTCATGTTACCacccacaaaaaaaaaaaaaaaaacaatctATGAGCATCAGAAATTGTATAACAATACATATTACAGGTATATCCTTCTCTAAAGAAACCAATAAAGTAAGTTTATCAATCAAAAACCCAAAAACAAATGATCTCAACATATTTGGGTTTTGGCTAAAATGATACTATTTTGCATgccataaaaatattaaacatacAACTAGCAGAAAGATTTGACATTTCCAGAACCCTTAAGCCTAAATCGATCAAATTCTTAATTCTATAACAAACTGATAGGCTACATACACTAAAATCAAGCATAATTTCTATaagattgaaaaataaaagttgaatCTTGAAAAGTACTGAACAGAATTGATagataaagagaaaagattTTTGACCACTAACCGCCATGAGAGTAATTTCAGAGAGTAACCAACTAATCAAACCTTCAAAAACAGTTCTTCTTATGGTTCATAGAACAAGGAGAAAGAGGCTctttaataagatatttatttatattttttcatttttatacaAACCTGATATTTACCCAGGGGAAGTAACGAAAATAGTATTGTCTGTTGTCTGTCCTATGATAGTTATTAGAGTTTTACGCTTTACAAGGATGTAAAGTGTTTCAAAACTTAAGGGCAAGGATAAATCTGGCTGGAATGTACTATAATAAGATGCGTGATAGATGATAGCGTAGAAAAAGCTGGTTGTAGAGAATTCAGATTGGAGCATGACGTGGGATTAACGTTGCTGGAAGAACGTCGTCACGCGGTTTTCATTTTCGAGGTTTTTCCTTGTGCCAAAGCtgcaaaactcataaattgGCCCTAAATTATACACCTTTTGCCTATTGAGTCCCTCAactgaaattatatattattaagcCCCATCTTAGGAGGATGATTCTGCaatgattatatattatttgcttatttgttctaatattttagagttatttcttaaaatatttaatcagtatattaattatatttacatagataatactaaaaatataataaacattacatgagtatttataataaatacagTGATTATACATTAgcaattttgatatatataaaaaattttgagacATGTGAGTAGTTGctagataaatataaacatttttataattttagaaattaataatacagttatttatctaaaaatatttataaaatcttactgcataataaattctttttataaatgtcAATAATTGACAACACCTTATTAAATTCATTTctaacataaatttttaatattttaagatttttctttcaagTATTAGCggttagtatattaattaattaataataaaattataattaatatgtaatttataggattaaaacttataattataaaataatttattagttactaTACTTTTACAAATTagttttagaattaaaataaaaatataataaacaatacATATTGTTGGTATGTTTATATGTCAAACTAGTATCACTCGTCACACATGTTATCcaagtaaactatttttataaaaattataatattgattttatttaataaattaatatataatataatattagataataaataattatattaataaagtattattattattattattataataaatatataaataaaataaaaaataaaatatcatatttaatttttctatgattcatatatttaattttataaaaatttatatcatattatttaaatttcatatatatatacatataatgtGGTATAAAgtaattcattaatattataaaattagagaaataTACACAcgaataaattaattaataaaataaaattaaaagtattatattttttattttttattttttatttttaaattttataaaatttgggagTGAATTATTTGAActccattatatatataatctaatataataattcatcaatttattataggattatgaatatatataaaattataatagaattagaattgagttggattaataaataaataattttattaggattaagaataaaatataatttgttagattagttttttttttggccaacataaaagaaattccaaatttCGAACATCTCAATCAGTAAGcgatagaagaaaaataaaataaaattataagttccacaatataaatatatatatatatatatatatatatttatttatttatttacttatttacttttgagccttaaaatttttttatatgtaaaaattttaaaaattttaaggatatttaaaaatagtgaGTTTACTTTGTCACAGCCCAATTTATGGGCATGTAACTAgaactagggaatgggtagacgtaaggccaccaaatcccgtaATAAGTCTGATCATTTACTAACTCAATCAAGGTATAATCCAATTTCTAACTTTTATAACATTAATTCATCACTGACTTTTAATCACCCAGATATTAAACCTTTGATTCGGTCTGCCAGCATAATTAGGCAAAACCTGAATTTACAAAATGATAAGTCTGAAATTTCTACTATAAAgattctagaattttaaaagtcaaacACACCAAAAATCAGTTACATTAACCCGAAGATGAAAGAGCCAGACTACTAGAGGAAAAGAACTGCAGAAAAG
Coding sequences within:
- the LOC8280481 gene encoding probable calcium-binding protein CML18, which codes for MQESSKSLERDQETKMSRGKDPVKLDDEQLAELREIFRSFDRNKDGSLTQLELGSLLRSLGLKPSEDQLEALIQKADKNSNGLIEFSEFVALVEPDLVQAKSPYTEDQLKKIFTMFDRDGNGYITPAELAHSMAKLGHALTAEELTGMIKEADTDGDGCISFQEFTQAITSAAFDNSWC
- the LOC8280482 gene encoding binding partner of ACD11 1, whose product is MAITTVKVSNVSLGATEQDIKEFFSFSGDIDYVELLGDNERSQIAYVTFKDQQGAETAVLLSGATIVDQSVTIELAPDYKLPAAASVPTTATESSTASGAESAFQKAEDIVSSMLAKGFILGKDAVNKAKAFDEKHQFTSTATSKVASLDEKIGLTEKISAGTTLVNDKVREVDEKFRVSETTKSAFAAAEQTVSNAGSAIMKNRYVLTGASWVTGAFNRVAKAAGEVGQKTKEKVLAEEEQNQVAEGYTQIHGTDSPNMSEQMSKSSH